From the genome of Fusarium fujikuroi IMI 58289 draft genome, chromosome FFUJ_chr06:
CTCATTATTGGAGCATTTATACCAAATGGCTCCCCAGATTTTGCTTTCCAACAACCCCAGCTTTGGTTCCAGCCAATCGCGtatggaagaagatgtcgCGTCTTCCAAGACTCCCAGCCTGTCAATCTTGCGcccagaagaaaacaaaggtTAGACTCGGTACGTGCACATTCAATTGAGTTGCTGACGGAAGATATCTCAGTGTGATAATAATAGGCCAAATTGCTCTCTTTGTACACGAAATGGGCAGGAATGTCTCGTTGCGTGTATTGACTCCGACAATAATGGCCCGCTGTCTAGAGCGTAGGTCTCTGACAATCCCGCGTCTCGCTCATTCTGACGATATTTATAACATAGCATGATCGATGAGCTCGAGAGAAAAGAGCAAGAGTTATCCAACAGGCTTCAAGAACTCGAGATCGCAGTCGCTGACCCAAGCACGGTGGATACCTCCAGTCCAGATGACAGGCATACTGTGAGATCGATAGCAGCATCGTCGCCTGCTACACGCGAGGGAGCAAGCCTGAGGTATGTTTCAAGTAACAAGATAGGACCCCACTGACACATAATCATAGTTTCATTGCGCATCTATTCTCAGACGCGAATTGGAGAAAGTCGCATGCCACTTTGCTAAGAACATTGGCTGATGCACCCGGTACTGATGAGGTCTCGATAGCTCCATGCTCTTTGCCCTCTGCAGTAGAGACACAAATGTTATTCGAGAAATAGTAAGTCACGTTCACCCTGTCTTTATCTGTCTACTAACAAGCCTGTAGCTTAAGTTGGGCACACATACAGAACCCGTTCCTCCTTCGCAGAAGCATCTGGGCACTGCATCAACGTCTCTTCAATGGTCAGGGCACCTCCGCCAAAGCCTCAAGCCATGACCTATTCAGAGCCTTCATGATATGTGCCATTGGGGCAGTTCTACCATATCGGAAcaagcttcatcatcgacaccCAGAAGCATACTACAACGCAGCTCTACAGCATCTCGGTGGCGACTTTTTGACTCGGGGACTGGACTCTGTTCAAGATCTTCTGCTGATATGTAGGCTCGGTATCTACCATCCAATTGGTACGCAAAGCCTGATTTGAACACATGAATATTATGCTGATGAATCGGATTGATAGGCACTTCCATCTGGGACGTCGTTCGGCTCTGCGGACGTCTCTGCATCGAACTGGGCCTTCATAACGGCACGGATGTTCGAGGTGATCTCCTACAAACACAGCTCAGACGGAGAGTATTCTGGCAATTCTATCTCATCGATCGCTACAGCTCAACGACTCTGGACCGGCCATTTTTGATCGACGACGCAGACATCGAGACAAAGTTCCCAGTTGAAGTAAGCGACGAGGAACTCGAAGCAGCCAGTCAGAATGTGCAAAGCCTCGACTCGTTCAGTTACACTCGGGAACCCAATGTTCAAAACGAAATGACCGTCTTCTTTATCTCTGTGCGGCTGAGGCAGATATCGTCTCATATACAGACTGAATTCTCCAAGCTGAGGCGCAAGATCTCGAATACCAGGTCAAAGCACTTGCTCGCCGGTCACATTCACGTTGTCATGACAAAGCTGTTCAAGGAGTTGAAAGATTGGAGAAACAGCAACCCTATCATACAGGAACCGAGCTGTCTGTACGAAACACAAGAGTGGTATGACTTGCTCATTGCCCGTGAGAGACTATCTGTCCTCCGTCGTGCAATCGATCTTGTCCCAAAGGTCAATGGATCTCCACCGAGAGAAATCCTGACAGTCTTTCTCAGATCAGCGCTGGAGACTATTGAGAGATATCACATCATATGCCAAAAGCGAGAGATGATGACACATACACGAAGCTACTTTCACATGCTCTTCACAGCTGCGTTGTCGGTCATGTACTGCATTTCCGTATCCAAGAAGCTTACTCTGGAAGATATGCGTGCATCTCATCAGGGATTACTCCGATGTCAAGAGCTGTTGAATAGCGTTGCCCGGCAGCTCCCGGACGCAAAGAGCTACGTGTCTGTCTTTGAAGCCTTACACAGAGACGTATCACAACGGCTGTGGCCGAATGTGCGAGATATGCCTGGCAACGTCCCGGTTGATCCAGCTATGGGCTTCTCCAACGATATTAGCAACTTCAGTGGGCGAAGTTTCTCTCCAGACTTGGGTACGAGCACTCTAAGCAATGGATTAGCAAACATGCCAGACTTTTCAACGAATCGCCAGTTCTTCGATCAGGGTTTGCAGCCGCGAACGAATATGATGGACTCTGTGAACCAGTTTGATGTTCCGGAGCAAGATGGGAATGGCATATCAGAGGAATATCAAGATGGGTCGTCGGTCAATTGGGCACTGTTGAACTACGATTCTTTATGGAACATGGAGTCTGCGCTGGGTCAATATGTTTATGGAGATCCTACGAACCCCAGTGTTTGGGACGGTTTTGAGTTTTAGAAAAGGACTTGGTACTATTAATCGTGTCTTCTTGTTAAATGATCCATGACTTGGAATGACTTCTGCTATCTCATTGGTTGTTCAGCGCAAACTCCAACAAATATCTCGCTGCTGCCATTCCCGTTTGCATCTGCGTTTCTGCCGTTGCAGCTCCAATATGAGGCGTACTGACAGCTCCAGCCTCCCAAAGTGAGTGATACCTCTCATAGCTTGGTGGTTCTTCCTCATGACAATCAAGACCAGCACCCCAGATGAGACCTTCAGATAGTGCGCGCTTAAGATCATGCTCGTTGACGATACCTCCGCGTGCAGTGTTGATGACAATAGCTGTTcgcttcatcctcttcatctcagaATAGCTAATGAGGTCTCTTGTTTGTGGAGTAAGAGGCATGTGAACAGTGATGACATCCGAAGACTCCAGAACCTCTTCAACAGAGCTAGCTCGCTGATGAGAAATATCGGCCCAAGCGTCGGCAGGGAGGAAAGGATCGTAGGCAATAACATCTGCTTCAAAAGCGCCTCTGAAGATACTGGCGACGCATTTACCGATATTGCCCATGCCCAGGATGCCGATCGTCTTGCGATGCAGAATCAAGCCGGAACATTTCTCCTTGGGCACAAGGATACCCGAAGACTGCTTGGCAACAATAGAGCCAACCTGGCGAGCAGATGCAGTAGCCAGCGTCAAGACAAGCTCGGCGACTGCACGCGCATTCACGCCGGGagtgttgaagatcttgattcCCCGAGCAGCGCAGGCATCAGCGTCAATCTTGTCAATGCCAACGCCTTGCTTGCCGATGGCGATCAAGTTAGGGCATGCCTTGACATCCTCTGCAGTTAAGCGAGAGGATCTCATGAGCAGGTAGCGTGCTTCTTGCCTCCATTGGCTGTGCTTGGGGTTATCGGGAGTAATGGCGTTGAAGTTCTCTTGGCAGTATGCCATAACTTGAGGGTGGAATGAGTCCATGACATAGACTGTTGGCTTCCCAGGAGAGTGACTCTCTGGTGGAGTGTCTGTTACAGCGCTTGGTGCCATGGTGAATGAGGTGAGAGTTCTGATGCAAGGTGATGATTGTGGGGTAGTGTTTGTCTGGAGAACAAGAGGCTCAAGTCTTGCACTTTTATGTATCTCCCTCGAGGCGAACTCCAGCTCCTGTGACTCCCGCGGGATCAAACCGGTGAATCATTTCTCTTTTCTGTTCCGTTTTGCGGCATCCGTTATCCGTAGGCTTCATGCCGATGTGAGATGGACAATGTCCGATGACTTTTCTGGGTCGTATGCGGCCCCGCTCCGACCCCACGATCTTCTCGGCTCCAACAATCGGCTTCCGTCCTTGAATTTGCGAGGAGGCAATTGATGGGGGAACGAGATCGGACGCGGAGAAGGACTTATCCAGTATCTgagtcttgaggaagaagtatGACTCCTTGCGATCTTGGAGAGGTGTATATTAATATGCTGGAGAAACCACCTTGACCGCTTCTACCCTCATCAATCACCAGCATCTCCAATCCCCAATCCCCAATACCCACCATCACCCACTCCAATACACCAGACCAACTCGTTCAATCAATCCAATACTATCACAATGGCTGCACCCATTCCCCACCCCATGCGAGAGAAGCTTCTCCGCGATGAAGTCGCCTACACAATGAGCATCAAGCTCGTCAAGTCCATCGAAATCGCCGGCATGGCCAAGACAGCCGGCTACGATGGCATCCTCGTAGACATGGAGCACTCCTCCTTTGATCTCGAGACAACAAACCAACTCTGCGTCGCCGCTCTCTACGCTGGCATCTCCCCCATCGTTCGGGCCCCCAGCAAAGACCCTTTCTTTGTCTCAAGAATTCTGGACGGCGGCGCTCTCGGAATCATCGTTCCTCACATTCGTTCTGTGCAAGACGCTCAAGACGTCGTCAACGCAGCCAAGTTCCAACCCATTGGTCACCGTTCCTCCACAAACGGTCTTCCCCATCATCAGTTCCGCTCCATCCCCGCCAAGGTATCGAACCCTGTCACAAACGCCGCTACCATGGTTATCCCCATGATCGAGACCCTGGAGGCTCTTGAGCTAGTCGATGAGATTGCCGCTCTTCCGGGTGTTGACTCTCTCCTCATTGGTACCAATGACTTGACTGCCGAGATGGGCATTCCTGGAGATTATGAGAACCCTCGTGTTACTGAGGCTTACGAGCGTACCATTGCTGCATGTAAAAAGCATGGAAAGTGGCTGGGTGTTGGTGGTCTTCATGCtcgtcttgatcttgttgagaagttcTGCAAGATGGGAGCTCGTTGGGTCATGGCTGCGACTGATGGTCCTCTACTTCTCGGTGCTGCTACCAAGCGAGGTACTGAGATGGCTGCGTTGAATGCTTCGGTTGTAAAGTCACAACAGGCAAATGGTCACTCTGTagagaagaaggctactAATGGTGTCACCAACGGGACGACGAATGGGGCTGTCACGAATAGCAACGGCATCACAAATGGGGCCACCAATGGCATCCCAGTTGCAGCATAAGGAACCAGTTCTTCTTGTATACGCAAAATAGTTTATAGATTGTCGTTTTGTTTAATTTCAAGTGTAATTCTCCGCATCATGCCCCAGTAGGAGCTCGTCCAGACTAAGTTAGACCACTTTCGATCAAGCCGCACGTGACTATAGGATCAAGTCCGATAAATCTGGGGTCTTCCCCAGCTTCCCCTCCGATCAAAGGCGTCCCTCGGGCTCACTCCGTGTCGTATCTCTCTCCGCCTCCAGATCAATCCAAGAAACATGCAACATGGCAACTGATTGGCGCGAACTATCCCGCGTCTCAATCCCAAGCCCTGCACGGGCCAGTAGCCCCAGTTCGGCACAGTCCCAGCCTCCGCAGAAGAACAGTCTCGCTTGTGAACGGTGCTTCAAGCGGAAGCAGAAGGTGATGCTTGTCCCTCCCATGCATGTTGGCGTATTTACTAATATGTCTTAGTGCGATAAATTGCGTCCGGCATGTACTTCCTGTGCAGATCTTGGCGTGGAGTGCATTGCCCGGTCTCAGCAGTTTGACTTTAATGCTGAGGATACTACTCTGACGCACGCAAGAGTCAATGGGTATGCGACAGCGACACTCTCATAGTTGACATATCATTTACTAATGCTATTAGTTACGTTGAGTCTCTAAGACGTCGTGTTGCTGAACTTGAAGAAAAGATAAAGGTTGCCGAGCAGAAACATGTTCAAG
Proteins encoded in this window:
- a CDS encoding related to PPR1-transcription factor regulating pyrimidine pathway; this translates as MIDELERKEQELSNRLQELEIAVADPSTVDTSSPDDRHTVRSIAASSPATREGASLSFIAHLFSDANWRKSHATLLRTLADAPGTDEVSIAPCSLPSAVETQMLFEKYLSWAHIQNPFLLRRSIWALHQRLFNGQGTSAKASSHDLFRAFMICAIGAVLPYRNKLHHRHPEAYYNAALQHLGGDFLTRGLDSVQDLLLICRLGIYHPIGTSIWDVVRLCGRLCIELGLHNGTDVRGDLLQTQLRRRVFWQFYLIDRYSSTTLDRPFLIDDADIETKFPVEVSDEELEAASQNVQSLDSFSYTREPNVQNEMTVFFISVRLRQISSHIQTEFSKLRRKISNTRSKHLLAGHIHVVMTKLFKELKDWRNSNPIIQEPSCLYETQEWYDLLIARERLSVLRRAIDLVPKVNGSPPREILTVFLRSALETIERYHIICQKREMMTHTRSYFHMLFTAALSVMYCISVSKKLTLEDMRASHQGLLRCQELLNSVARQLPDAKSYVSVFEALHRDVSQRLWPNVRDMPGNVPVDPAMGFSNDISNFSGRSFSPDLGTSTLSNGLANMPDFSTNRQFFDQGLQPRTNMMDSVNQFDVPEQDGNGISEEYQDGSSVNWALLNYDSLWNMESALGQYVYGDPTNPSVWDGFEF
- a CDS encoding related to SER3-3-phosphoglycerate dehydrogenase is translated as MAPSAVTDTPPESHSPGKPTVYVMDSFHPQVMAYCQENFNAITPDNPKHSQWRQEARYLLMRSSRLTAEDVKACPNLIAIGKQGVGIDKIDADACAARGIKIFNTPGVNARAVAELVLTLATASARQVGSIVAKQSSGILVPKEKCSGLILHRKTIGILGMGNIGKCVASIFRGAFEADVIAYDPFLPADAWADISHQRASSVEEVLESSDVITVHMPLTPQTRDLISYSEMKRMKRTAIVINTARGGIVNEHDLKRALSEGLIWGAGLDCHEEEPPSYERYHSLWEAGAVSTPHIGAATAETQMQTGMAAARYLLEFALNNQ
- a CDS encoding related to 2,4-dihydroxyhept-2-ene-1,7-dioic acid aldolase is translated as MAAPIPHPMREKLLRDEVAYTMSIKLVKSIEIAGMAKTAGYDGILVDMEHSSFDLETTNQLCVAALYAGISPIVRAPSKDPFFVSRILDGGALGIIVPHIRSVQDAQDVVNAAKFQPIGHRSSTNGLPHHQFRSIPAKVSNPVTNAATMVIPMIETLEALELVDEIAALPGVDSLLIGTNDLTAEMGIPGDYENPRVTEAYERTIAACKKHGKWLGVGGLHARLDLVEKFCKMGARWVMAATDGPLLLGAATKRGTEMAALNASVVKSQQANGHSVEKKATNGVTNGTTNGAVTNSNGITNGATNGIPVAA